One part of the Salmo salar chromosome ssa10, Ssal_v3.1, whole genome shotgun sequence genome encodes these proteins:
- the ube2n gene encoding ubiquitin-conjugating enzyme E2N isoform X1, protein MAEPVPGIKAEPDEGNARYFHVVIAGPQDSPFEGGTFKLELFLPEEYPMAAPKVRFMTKIYHPNVDKLGRICLDILKDKWSPALQIRTVLLSIQALLSAPNPDDPLANDVAEQWKSNEAQAIETARTWTRLYAQNNIEV, encoded by the exons ATGGCTGAGCCTGTCCCAGGCATTAAGGCGGAGCCTGACGAAGGGAACGCCCGCTATTTCCATGTGGTCATCGCCGGGCCCCAGGACTCGCCCTTCGAAGGCGGCACGTTTAAACTTGAACTCTTTCTCCCCGAGGAATACCCCATGGCAGCTCCAAAAGTACGCTTTATGACCAAAATATACCACCCTAACGTAGACAAGCTGGGAAGAATATGTCTAGACATCTTGAAAG ATAAATGGTCTCCAGCCTTGCAGATCCGTACAGTCCTGCTATCAATCCAGGCATTACTAAGTGCTCCCAACCCTGATGATCCTCTAGCGAATGATGTTGCGGAGCAGTGGAAGTCCAATGAAGCTCAAGCCATAGAGACGG CCCGGACATGGACCAGGCTTTACGCTCAAAACAACATAGAAGTGTAG
- the ube2n gene encoding ubiquitin-conjugating enzyme E2N (The RefSeq protein has 2 substitutions compared to this genomic sequence): protein MAGLPRRIIKETQRLMAEPVPGIKAEPDEGNARYFHVVIAGPQDSPFEGGTFKLELFLPEEYPTAAPKVRFMTKICHPNVDKLGRICLDILKDKWSPALQIRTVLLSIQALLSAPNPDDPLANDVAEQWKSNEAQAIETARTWTRLYAQNNIEV, encoded by the exons ATGGCAGGACTGCCCCGCAGGATTATTAAG GAAACTCAGCGCTTGATGGCTGAGCCTGTCCCAGGCATTAAGGCGGAGCCTGACGAAGGGAACGCCCGCTATTTCCATGTGGTCATCGCCGGGCCCCAGGACTCGCCCTTCGAAGGCGGCACGTTTAAACTTGAACTCTTTCTCCCCGAGGAATACCCCATGGCAGCTCCAAAAGTACGCTTTATGACCAAAATATACCACCCTAACGTAGACAAGCTGGGAAGAATATGTCTAGACATCTTGAAAG ATAAATGGTCTCCAGCCTTGCAGATCCGTACAGTCCTGCTATCAATCCAGGCATTACTAAGTGCTCCCAACCCTGATGATCCTCTAGCGAATGATGTTGCGGAGCAGTGGAAGTCCAATGAAGCTCAAGCCATAGAGACGG CCCGGACATGGACCAGGCTTTACGCTCAAAACAACATAGAAGTGTAG